Proteins encoded in a region of the Streptomyces liliiviolaceus genome:
- a CDS encoding ABC transporter permease, producing MTTLEAKEAAAPTAVPGRRPRLPGNAGRRLAALLRSPGLLVAYLWIAVVLLAAIHPGLFASGDPLRQDGSQMLLAPGADHLFGTDDFGRDQFTRTVWGTRLSLQAAVVAVAIGLVSGSLIGLVAGALRGRTDSVLMRIVDIMLAVPSLIVSLAIISALGRGTLNIAVAIGINSTAGFARLMRSEVLKVGNAKYVEASVFAGHGYVRRLFKHVVPNASRSVLAAATMDIGTAILTVAALSFLGLGAPPPTPEWGLLVAEGRTFIGVQWWLSLLPGLVVVLTVLAVYRIGRSFNRGRTRVVA from the coding sequence ATGACGACACTCGAAGCCAAGGAAGCGGCGGCGCCCACGGCGGTGCCCGGGCGGCGTCCGCGGCTGCCCGGGAACGCCGGCCGCCGGCTGGCCGCGCTGCTGCGCTCACCCGGACTCCTCGTCGCGTACCTGTGGATCGCCGTGGTCCTGCTCGCCGCGATCCACCCCGGCCTGTTCGCCTCCGGCGACCCGCTGCGGCAGGACGGCTCGCAGATGCTGCTCGCGCCGGGCGCCGACCATCTCTTCGGCACCGACGACTTCGGCCGCGACCAGTTCACCCGCACGGTGTGGGGCACCCGGCTGTCGCTCCAGGCGGCGGTCGTCGCGGTCGCCATCGGTCTGGTGAGCGGCTCGCTGATCGGTCTCGTCGCGGGCGCGCTGCGCGGCAGGACCGACAGCGTCCTGATGCGGATCGTCGACATCATGCTGGCGGTGCCGAGCCTGATCGTCTCCCTCGCGATCATCTCCGCGCTGGGCCGCGGGACGCTCAACATCGCGGTGGCCATCGGCATCAACAGCACGGCCGGCTTCGCCCGGCTGATGCGGTCCGAGGTGCTGAAGGTCGGCAACGCCAAGTACGTCGAGGCCTCGGTCTTCGCCGGGCACGGCTATGTCCGCCGCCTGTTCAAGCACGTCGTGCCCAACGCGTCCCGGTCCGTGCTGGCCGCGGCGACCATGGACATCGGCACGGCGATCCTGACCGTCGCCGCGCTGAGCTTCCTGGGACTCGGCGCGCCCCCGCCGACACCCGAGTGGGGCCTCCTGGTGGCCGAGGGACGCACCTTCATCGGCGTCCAGTGGTGGCTGAGCCTGCTGCCCGGCCTGGTCGTCGTACTCACCGTTCTCGCGGTCTACCGCATCGGCAGGTCGTTCAACCGAGGGAGGACCCGTGTCGTCGCCTGA